The region TGTGTGTCTTCACTATAAAGTATTGTTTTTATCTTCTGCAGTAGAAGATTAAAACAATCGTCTATATGTATCAGAAAACACCAACTTTTATGTATGTATTCAAATAATTCTGACATTGCTTGAAATAGTTATGTGGATCTCTTTTTCGCTGCTTCCAGCTTCAGTTTAAAACTGGCTTCATCACAAAATGTAGAGTAActgtttgattaaataaaaaagcagaagaataACGAACCCATTGCTGCTCTAATCCAAGCATAAGATGAAGGTTAAATAACTACAAGTTTCACTGAAGGCAGCATCAGGCGGTCTTTGTGTCAGATGACCAACCACAACCTCACCTCTGGTTCTGTGAAAACTATTTAGAGTTCTTTCAAATTAGTCACAGAAAGAGAGTCTGTTGGTCTGCAGCAAGACATCATGGAGGTCAGAGCTCTCTGCATCAGACTGTGTGAGTACTGTCTCCATTTATGCATTAAAGCTAAACTATAAAGACTTTGGTAATGTGAAAATGTTGTAAATTTAAAGCTATCATACTGAGGACCCTTTTGGTGGCACATTAGAGATGTAACAAATACCATTTTTAGCTGCTAGATTCAACAAGTTTTAAAAGTGAATAtactgatttttatctgtgtttttgGCTTATCAGTGATGATCATTGCAGTCCTGCTCTGCTCACATTCTCAGAAAGCTGGTGAGTATAATCTGTTTCTCATTGGTATGaccattaattttattttttagttcgAAGCAGTAGGCAGtttaaaagaagtaaaaaaggATGTGCCAGTTTAGCTCTGAGTACAGTGTCACAGGCTGGCGTCCAACTTTTGGCCCTGTACTGCATCTCTTGTCGTTCTTCCCCCTAATTCTGGGTTTAATCACTGGGAAAGTTCTCATAGCCAATTACCCAGTTATGATGAggattttatttactgttatgctttccattttgttttattgtaagaGTAACTCCAGAAGTTTTTGAATTAATCAGTAAACTGTCTCTTTTTCTTCATCTAGATGCAGTTTCTCTTCATATTTATCCAAACAGATTGCAGTTCTTTGAATATGATGCAGTGACATTTTACTGTGAAGGAGTCGATTATTGTGAAGTTATGCATAAAGtcaaagggaaaataaaaacatgtcccAAAACTAACAAGAGAACACCGACAGGATCATCCTGCACCATCACAAATGTTTATCGTGATGACAGTGGGGAGTACTGGCAAGAGACTAAAGGAGTGATCAGAAGCAACAGTATCAACATCTCTGTCACTGGTATGTTTGCAGTGAGACAATATTTTGTGATTCATTTTAATTACATGTAATATCAACTAAATATCAGACTCATGTTACTTAGCTGGTTCTGTGATCCTGGAGATCCCTGCTgttcctgtgatggagggagaaacTGTGACCTTGGGCTGCAGAAACAAGACAACTTCCTTCAACTTCACAACTGATTTCTATAAAGATGGACTCCACATCAGCACCAACTCCACACAAAACATGACCATCCACAGAGTTTCAAAGTCTGATGAAGGATATTACAAGTGCAGCATCTCAGGAGCTGGAGAATCACCAGAGACCTGGCTCAGTACCACAGGTGAGACAATGAAGAggtatttttttctcccttttaatGCCAGTCGTATTACAACTGTAATATGTGAGTAATGTGTCAGCTATAAAGAAACTTAAGTTGTTTCTATTCTGTCAGACAAAATCAGCAGAAATTGTAGTCTAACTCTATTCTCATCACTCCTGTCTCCTGCTTTGTGTGATTAAAAACTGTTTCATTACTAAATAATTCACTATATTTTTGTCACACGAGTGACATGGTTTCTTCCCTAGTTAAGCCTTTAACAGTTTGGCAGTCTATGGGGATTAACTAACTTTCCCCTCTAGTTGGAGGAACTGCATCTCTGGCAACTTCTCAGCCcttgaatttaattaaatgtagaTCCAAGATAAATAACCAAGGTGACCACATATAGTTAATTAATTTCTATCATCTCTCCAGTCAATCACTTGAAAACTCATCACACAGACACTGAGATAAACCCCTTCTCAGAGGCCAGCTGTCATATCTACCTCGTCTTACGGACCGTGTTCACCATGGTGATGGTGgctctgctgctggtggtggtgggacTTCTTAATTCTGGGAAATTCAGAGCCGCAAAAACTAACTCAAGTTCAGTcccatgtaaatgtaaatgtcatGTTACTGCAAGCAGTGAATGATTACAAGTAGCACAAATAGACAATAGAAAGCTGTACCTCATTACTTTACTTTACCTCACGCTCTATTTGATGCATCATGTGCTGTGACTGCTTAGACACAGAGTGGTTAGGACTGTTTtttatagggttttttttttttttttggcagtggTCAAAAATGTCTCTGCAAGGCATGCACAATTGTGTGCATGTGATGTGTCTCTGCATCAAACTTTAATTTTCATTATCAAACTAAAATGTAGAGATTGTTACATTTATTGTTGTTAAAATGCTgtgatgttttaaatgttgGTGACACCTCAGAGCCAGACCATGTGAAGTCGAGGTCGTGTGGGTAGTGCCGCACTccctatgttaaaaaaaaagacaacacagtACGTTTTGCAAAaggcaaaatacaaaaaaacaacacaaaaaggaaaacaattacactttaaaaatgtcattattgAGGAAATGCATGAGAAGTAATAAGTATTCATTATCCAATTTATATTGATGCACAGACTCATACCTCTCACTGATGAATGTAGTTATAGACATTTTGAACACTGATCAATTTCCCAATTGCCCCTCATGAAGAAATTATTACCATTTAAGCAACATTTGAGGTATTATAACCATGTACCTGGATGATGGTGATACGTTGGCCTAATATGAACCTCTGTAATATTTTGGTGTCTGTAATTGagctatttgtatatattagagCTATATTTTGTAAACTTTATAATGTATTGCAATATTTAATTAGTTCACTATGTTACTGTTaatgtcttggagcaactgtaaacCACATAGGgataattaaaatattataattctggtTCTATTTTATTGCCagccattcacacaaacactgtttttgtatctaacattcatactctgatgaacACAGACCAAGTCAAGCATTAGTATCTTTCCCAAGGATGAAGTCACCTCACTGACTGCTACATAGAGATTGGAATAAAGAAGAGTTGTACATTTCCTTGTTTACTTACTGATTCCATTTATCAGTTCAAGTtgcacaatcagctgattttagtTCATATCccagagagaaaaataatagCACTTTTTACTACTATTATAtgtattattacttttttattgcAAAAAGGGCAAGAGCGTAATGGTGAAGTGGCAACTGGACAAAAAACTGCATTATGCAGTATGTTAACACATCTTGGTTCTTTGCAACAATCTATAAAggcagcatgctaatgctaagctagccaagaaacAAAAGTGATActaaagctgagtgaatgccTACCCCAGTCCAGCAGCCAGACTGTgaacttaactcattcactgccattgacgtctatagacgtcaattgaaaGGCTTACATTGACTGCCatgaaaatggctggcagtgaatgagttaagcaAGTAAAAAATGGATGGGCAGCCAGGCTCCAGTTTCCATTTCCACCTGTTCTTGGTTCTGAAACCGAATGATTGTGGTGATCAcattgtgctggttttcatctttgctttgtactACCGGCTTTGTGTTCATAACTAAATACCAAAGACAAATATCATatctgtgtcctcattaggatagggatttgtgtCGTAGCCTAtaagtttatattgttaaatagtAATTATGAGATGGTGTGTTTCAGGTTATTTTACAGACAAATGCAAAAGCAATTTAACAAGTTGTATACTGAGTTACATTCTCCTGGAAGTTAGATATTCACTAATGCACCACAttgcttttaagaaaagtgttttaaatgtgtaatattacatttttttgagtAATAGCTCCAACACTGATCGCAAAAAAGATGTGAAATGCCTCCAACATACACAGCCATCTAACCATACAGCAGGTAATTCATTTGCAAATGTAATGTCTTCCACATGCTGCTTAGTGATGGTGGTGACTGTCAAAGTGGAGCCAATGAGAATCGATAAGAACATGGATAAGTGATATTGATAATGGAATTGGATCTGCAAAACTTTAGCAGTGGCTGCCTTGCTATAGACCATAGTTGCCAACAATAATGTGCAATGATTAAtacaaatacagtatataactCTAGGTGAAACACTTTAATATGCTGATGTGCtgaataatgataaaaaaaaataaaaagctaaaaaaattaTTGATATATTTGCAGCTGGTCCTAAAGATGATTTCTTATATGCACATCTGGTTATTATTCTTCATCATAGTCAAAATTGTACTCAGGGTCAACAAGCATGTAGTGTTTTTCTGCCTGACGAAAGTGAATGCTGCAATGTTCATGATTTACTGCAGGTGGCAGAGATGGATTGAAATGAACACATGCTGCCATCAATGCAAAGGGACCCActgcagggctctagactaactttttgccatgggcgtaccggtacgcctaactttaaaaagttaggcgtaccggcacaaaagttaggcgcacaaaATTTTTTATAATAActgatataatataatgtgtttttctggatacactgtgctt is a window of Astatotilapia calliptera unplaced genomic scaffold, fAstCal1.2 U_scaffold_13, whole genome shotgun sequence DNA encoding:
- the LOC113017461 gene encoding low affinity immunoglobulin gamma Fc region receptor II-like, encoding MEVRALCIRLLMIIAVLLCSHSQKADAVSLHIYPNRLQFFEYDAVTFYCEGVDYCEVMHKVKGKIKTCPKTNKRTPTGSSCTITNVYRDDSGEYWQETKGVIRSNSINISVTAGSVILEIPAVPVMEGETVTLGCRNKTTSFNFTTDFYKDGLHISTNSTQNMTIHRVSKSDEGYYKCSISGAGESPETWLSTTDTEINPFSEASCHIYLVLRTVFTMVMVALLLVVVGLLNSGKFRAAKTNSSSVPCKCKCHVTASSE